In a genomic window of Acropora muricata isolate sample 2 chromosome 2, ASM3666990v1, whole genome shotgun sequence:
- the LOC136896661 gene encoding sodium channel protein 1 brain-like isoform X2, producing the protein MERNSEASEGSDDELGSAKVFQVPPFFISKPLVDFDAGLGRVPCNHTFLVVRRRGRSRSDQVYRFNKAASLGLLGPLNPIRLFAISVVTNRYFESFVILTILANCVFLVIECAPEEAEYVFCGIYTMEMCLKILSRGFIFHAFAYLRDPWNWLDFIVVVLGYVTVAPNIENLTGIRAVRVLRALRTFSALKGLRAMVNTLLRSLKLLSDVLVLFLFFLAVMALIGLQLFSGELRNKCVLSIPFVNVSFNLQERALNESFWFMRDGEPLVCGNSSTAGSCPSNYTCLANAGPNPDHGYTTFDNIGWSLVMALQILTMDYWENLYDKIIRSSGALYVPYFITGVFFCSFYLMNLVLAIVYLSYEQELCSEDKERERRTLLRRTGSSYEAGKRGLRRLIALDGSQPPKAKTTTKEHRQAIEMGDIPKDGEVTECGSSKETTPEQRSELSHCLLPGCLFRMRVGVSVFKSNGVVRAIAWWKGIRQGLKDLTSHSTFDVVIVTLILLNTIVLASYYHGINPEFRQVLDYVNLVFTALFGLEIVFRCVALGPVAFIRSRWNVFDTSVVTGSLLGYFYKSAEGLSVFRTLRLIRVLCLAKSWKTMERLMKAIARSVEPVGNITLILSVVIYIFAVLGIKVFGQAYTSEKFGDDGVPRWNFNDFWHAVMMVFRVLCGEWIEPLWDCMRASSPEKATLFFLAVLVVGNFIVLNLFVALLVNAFDFRETDNNANELESSRGSIRSSVRKLFHTRKSRLFVAKYREPFRLYELQVLESSRFRDSSLSGGSLTICEPAENSDRKQLDEITVEGDPKKEEDADSIDNRESVFAKSIDISPSGTLSRGCEIEREEQTIPKSGTGIPTPFPTRYMMEIDDCLPEYCLHCPLWKPVVPRHFCWLKFRCRVRFLVERKYFEWFILATVFCSSFTLIFEDVHLKERPTLAKTLEMLNYIFAAIFSAEFVLKIIGFGLVKYMSSPWNCLDAFIVSISLAVVFEDKNLSVFRSLRTLRALRPLRAISRLEGMRVVVNALFAAIPGIGNVLLVSLLFWLIFSILGVHLFAGTFYKCVDKSKELLPPSVISNKTDCLAHANTDGYRWVNSKVNFDNVFAGFLALMQVATFEGWMEVMQDSVDSTGVDRQPKFENKLSAYCFFVAFIVVGSFFVLNLFVGVIIDNFNSLKKKYEELNSMGMLLTDTQRKWVNFLKEAARKKPPSRQMRPQEPLCGVLYDVVTGDKFEIAILTVIMCNMVLMTIQHHGQSQEFTDVLRVANFVFTGIFALEAVVKIVTLRTHYFKKAWNVFDFVIVISSLVDVVLDEFNANEGAVSPSLLRVLRIFRIARLLRLVEFAKGIRRLLWALMISLPALFNIGTLLFMVIFIYAIIGMSAFGHVKREGELSDTVNFETFGSALLLLFRLSTGSGWNDIMDALLLEPPDCDPSYMDLPNGNCGSFSAILYLASYIIVVFLVIVNMYIAIILENVNRAHEIEDFCITKENFDSYYITWGAFVHDGKPYLPLAQLSEFVASLGKPFKICQPNCNALRDMDIPVRSGDQIHCFDLLKALVRRVLEEHGESVEVFKEITVRMEASFNKSFITQKRLSSFSGSTKTKLSDEFGETIT; encoded by the exons ATGGAAAGAAATAGTGAGGCTTCGGAGGGGTCGGATGATGAGCTTGGAAGTGCCAAAGTGTTTCAAGTTCCTCCGTTCTTTATTAGTAAACCGCTGGTGGATTTTGATGCAGGCTTAGGCAGG GTTCCATGCAACCATACTTTCCTTGTGGTTCGTCGCCGAGGAAGATCACGCTCAGATCAAGTATACAGATTCAACAAGGCAGCTTCATTAGGTCTTCTAGGGCCTCTGAACCCAATCAGGCTTTTTGCTATTAGTGTGGTAACTAATCG ATATTTTGAATCTTTTGTTATTCTCACCATCTTAGCCAACTGTGTGTTCCTCGTCATAGAATGTGCTCCAGAAGAAGCTGA ATATGTTTTTTGTGGTATTTACACCATGGAAATGTGTCTAAAGATCTTATCTCGCGGATTCATCTTTCATGCGTTTGCTTATCTAAGAGATCCTTGGAACTGGTTGGACTTTATCGTCGTTGTTCTTGG ATATGTCACTGTTGCACCCAACATCGAAAACTTGACAGGAATTAGAGCAGTGCGTGTCCTTAGAGCATTGAGAACATTTTCTGCGTTAAAAG GTCTTCGTGCGATGGTAAACACGTTACTTCGTTCCTTGAAGCTACTTAGTGATGTCCtggttttgttcttgttttttcttgcCGTTATGGCACTTATTGGATTACAGCTTTTCTCTGGGGAGTTAAGGAACAAATGCGTCCTCAGTATTCCATTTGTCAATGTTTCTTTCAACTTACAGGAGCGAGCGCTGAACGAAA gtttctggTTCATGCGAGATGGAGAGCCTTTGGTTTGTGGAAATAGTTCAACCGCTGG ATCTTGCCCAAGCAATTACACTTGTCTAGCCAATGCTGGTCCCAATCCTGACCATGGGTACACAACGTTTGACAACATTGGTTGGTCGTTGGTGATGGCTCTTCAAATATTGACAATGGACTACTGGGAGAACCTCTATGACAAG ATCATCCGATCCTCTGGTGCCTTATATGTTCCTTATTTTATCACTGGAGTCTTCTTCTGCTCTTTTTATCTCATGAATCTGGTGCTtgctattgtttatttgtcaTATGAACAGGAGTTGTGTTCCGAAGACAaagag AGAGAAAGGAGGACTCTTCTCCGGCGAACTGGATCCTCATACGAAGCAGGTAAAAGAGGGTTGAGACGTTTGATTGCACTTGACGGAAGCCAACCACCCAAGGCTAAGACAACAACTAAAGAACACAGGCAAGCCATAGAAATGGGCGACATCCCCAAAGACGGTGAAGTCACGGAGTGTGGCTCGAGCAAAGAAACTACTCCAGAACAACGGTCTGAATTAAGTCACTGCCTCTTACCTGGGTGTCTGTTTAGAATGAGAGTTGGTGTTAGTGTTTTCAAGTCGAATGGTGTGGTACGCGCGATAGCTTGGTGGAAAGGCATTCGTCAGGGCTTGAAGGATCTGACATCGCATTCTACATTCGATGTTGTGATTGTGACGTTAATACTGTTGAACACTATTGTGCTGGCATCGTACTATCATGGAATTAACCCTGAATTTCGGCAAGTTCTGGACTACGTCAATTTG GTGTTCACGGCGCTGTTTGGTTTGGAGATTGTATTTCGCTGTGTTGCCCTTGGACCAGTAGCCTTCATCCGAAGCCGCTGGAACGTGTTTGATACCTCTGTGGTGACAGGGAGCCTGCTGGGATACTTTTATAAATCTGCTGAAGGACTCAGCGTATTTCGAACCCTAAGGCTG ATACGAGTGTTGTGCTTGGCGAAGTCCTGGAAGACCATGGAAAGGTTAATGAAGGCCATAGCAAGAAGTGTGGAGCCCGTGGGAAACATTACACTGATACTCAGTGTTGTTATTTATATTTTCGCTGTGCTGGGAATCAAGGTATTTGGCCAGGCCTACACATCGGAAAAGTTTGGCGACGATGGCGTGCCGCGATGGAATTTTAACGACTTTTGGCACGCGGTCATGATGGTTTTCAGAGTGTTGTGTGGCGAGTGGATTGAACCTCTGTGGGACTGTATGAGGGCTAGCAGTCCAGAAAAAGCAACGCTGTTCTTTCTCGCGGTCCTCGTCGTTGGAAATTTCATT GTTCTTAACTTGTTCGTGGCCCTTTTGGTCAATGCGTTTGACTTCAGAGAAACAGACAACAATGCAAACGAGCTCGAGTCTTCAAGAGGTTCAATCCGATCCTCCGTCCGGAAGCTTTTTCACACTCGCAAGTCTCGTCTTTTTGTGGCTAAATACCGCGAACCTTTCCGTCTCTACGAGCTGCAGGTTTTGGAGAGTAGCCGCTTCCGCGATTCCAGCTTGTCGGGAGGTTCGCTGACGATCTGCGAACCCGCAGAAAACAGTGATAGGAAACAGCTGGACGAGATAACTGTCGAGG GTGACccaaagaaagaagaagatgCAGACAGTATAGATAACAGAGAATCCGTCTTTGCAAAGAGTATTGATATCTCACCCAGCGGTACGCTGAGTAGAGGTTGCGAAATAGAACGAGAAGAGCAAACGATTCCAAAGAGTGGCACCGGAATACCAACCCCTTTTCCGACACGATATATGATGGAAATAGACGACTGTTTACCAGAGTATTGTCTTCACTGTCCATTGTGGAAACCTGTCGTGCCTCGTCACTTCTGCTGGCTCAAGTTCCGCTGCAGGGTGCGATTTCTCGTGGAAAGGAAATACTTCGAATGGTTCATTCTCGCAACTGTGTTTTGCAGTAGTTTCACGCTG atTTTTGAAGACGTCCACTTGAAAGAAAGGCCCACACTTGCTAAGACACTGGAAATGCTCAACTACATCTTTGCTGCTATTTTCAGCGCTGAGTTTGTATTGAAAATCATTGGTTTTGGACTCGTTAAGTACATGTCCTCCCCTTGGAACTGTCTCGACGCTTTTATTGTTTCG ATTTCCTTGGCTGTTGTTTTCGAGGACAAAAACCTGTCTGTGTTTCGTTCGCTCCGTACATTAAGGGCACTCAGACCACTGCGAGCTATTTCGCGCCTTGAAGGAATGCGG GTTGTCGTAAACGCGCTGTTCGCTGCCATTCCAGGCATTGGAAATGTCCTCTTGGTGTCTCTTCTGTTCTGGTTAATATTTAGTATTCTTGGTGTTCATCTCTTCGCTGGAACGTTTTATAAGTGCGTGGACAAAAGCAAGGAGCTTTTACCTCCAAGTGTGATCTCGAATAAAACTGATTGCTTGGCTCATGCGAATACCGACGGCTATCGCTGGGTGAACTCCAAGGTGAATTTTGATAATGTCTTCGCTGGATTTCTTGCATTGATGCAAGTG GCAACCTTTGAAGGATGGATGGAAGTTATGCAGGATTCTGTAGACTCAACTGGC GTGGACAGACAACCAAAGTTTGAGAACAAGCTTTCGGCGTACTGTTTCTTTGTGGCGTTCATCGTGGTGGGTTCATTCTTTGTCCTGAACTTGTTCGTCGGCGTTATTATCGATAACTTCAACAGTTTGAAAAAGAAG TACGAGGAACTCAACAGCATGGGGATGTTGTTAACAGATACACAGAGAAAGTGGGTTAACTTTCTCAAAGAGGCCGCTCGCAAGAAACCGCCATCGAGGCAGATGCGTCCGCAG gAGCCGCTATGTGGCGTGTTGTATGATGTGGTGACCGGCGATAAATTTGAAATTGCGATTCTAACTGTGATTATGTGCAACATGGTGTTAATGACCATACAGCATCACGGGCAATCTCAAGAATTTACCGATGTCCTTC GTGTTGCCAATTTTGTCTTCACTGGAATATTTGCGTTGGAAGCAGTTGTTAAGATTGTGACATTAAGGACGCATTACTTCAAGAAAGCTTGGAATGTCTTCGATTTTGTCATCGTTATTAGCTCTCTTGTCG ATGTGGTGCTCGATGAATTCAACGCCAACGAAGGAGCAGTCAGCCCAAGTCTCCTTCGCGTCCTTAGAATCTTCAGAATTGCTAGACTTCTTCGACTGGTTGAATTTGCCAAGGGGATACGCCGGCTGTTGTGGGCTCTTATGATCTCACTACCAGCTCTCTTCAACATTGGCACTCTCCTTTTCATGGTCATATTTATCTACGCCATCATTGGCATGTCAGCCTTTGGTCACGTAAAGCGAGAAGGCGAACTAAGTGATACTGTAAACTTCGAAACCTTTGGCTCTGCACTTCTGTTACTATTCCGTCTTTCGACTGGCTCTGGCTGGAATGATATCATGGACGCGTTGTTGCTGGAGCCTCCGGACTGTGACCCCAGCTATATGGATCTCCCAAATGGAAATTGTGGTTCTTTCAGTGCCATACTTTATTTGGCCAGTTACATCATCGTGGTATTCCTTGTCATCGTGAATATGTACATTGCTATCATTCTGGAGAATGTGAACCGTGCCCACGAGATCGAAGACTTTTGTATCACCAAGGAGAACTTCGATAGCTATTACATTACATGGGGAGCATTTGTCCACGATGGCAAGCCATACCTTCCGTTAGCTCAGCTTTCAGAATTTGTTGCATCTTTGGGGAAACCGTTTAAAATTTGCCAACCGAACTGTAATGCTTTGAGAGACATGGATATTCCTGTGAGATCAGGAGATCAAATTCACTGCTTCGATTTGCTCAAAGCATTAGTACGACGCGTACTGGAGGAACATGGGGAGTCGGTGGAGGTTTTCAAGGAAATAACGGTGCGAATGGAAGCTAGCTTCAACAAATCCTTCATTACACAAAAGAGACTGTCTTCTTTTTCTGGTTCCACAAAAACGAAACTCAGTGATGAGTTTGGTGAGACCATAACCTGA
- the LOC136896661 gene encoding sodium channel protein 1 brain-like isoform X1 has protein sequence MFVKSSLIGKTNNSSLTKDPAEQELKDLTKSEGSPAKRVHFEDEQEMERNSEASEGSDDELGSAKVFQVPPFFISKPLVDFDAGLGRVPCNHTFLVVRRRGRSRSDQVYRFNKAASLGLLGPLNPIRLFAISVVTNRYFESFVILTILANCVFLVIECAPEEAEYVFCGIYTMEMCLKILSRGFIFHAFAYLRDPWNWLDFIVVVLGYVTVAPNIENLTGIRAVRVLRALRTFSALKGLRAMVNTLLRSLKLLSDVLVLFLFFLAVMALIGLQLFSGELRNKCVLSIPFVNVSFNLQERALNESFWFMRDGEPLVCGNSSTAGSCPSNYTCLANAGPNPDHGYTTFDNIGWSLVMALQILTMDYWENLYDKIIRSSGALYVPYFITGVFFCSFYLMNLVLAIVYLSYEQELCSEDKERERRTLLRRTGSSYEAGKRGLRRLIALDGSQPPKAKTTTKEHRQAIEMGDIPKDGEVTECGSSKETTPEQRSELSHCLLPGCLFRMRVGVSVFKSNGVVRAIAWWKGIRQGLKDLTSHSTFDVVIVTLILLNTIVLASYYHGINPEFRQVLDYVNLVFTALFGLEIVFRCVALGPVAFIRSRWNVFDTSVVTGSLLGYFYKSAEGLSVFRTLRLIRVLCLAKSWKTMERLMKAIARSVEPVGNITLILSVVIYIFAVLGIKVFGQAYTSEKFGDDGVPRWNFNDFWHAVMMVFRVLCGEWIEPLWDCMRASSPEKATLFFLAVLVVGNFIVLNLFVALLVNAFDFRETDNNANELESSRGSIRSSVRKLFHTRKSRLFVAKYREPFRLYELQVLESSRFRDSSLSGGSLTICEPAENSDRKQLDEITVEGDPKKEEDADSIDNRESVFAKSIDISPSGTLSRGCEIEREEQTIPKSGTGIPTPFPTRYMMEIDDCLPEYCLHCPLWKPVVPRHFCWLKFRCRVRFLVERKYFEWFILATVFCSSFTLIFEDVHLKERPTLAKTLEMLNYIFAAIFSAEFVLKIIGFGLVKYMSSPWNCLDAFIVSISLAVVFEDKNLSVFRSLRTLRALRPLRAISRLEGMRVVVNALFAAIPGIGNVLLVSLLFWLIFSILGVHLFAGTFYKCVDKSKELLPPSVISNKTDCLAHANTDGYRWVNSKVNFDNVFAGFLALMQVATFEGWMEVMQDSVDSTGVDRQPKFENKLSAYCFFVAFIVVGSFFVLNLFVGVIIDNFNSLKKKYEELNSMGMLLTDTQRKWVNFLKEAARKKPPSRQMRPQEPLCGVLYDVVTGDKFEIAILTVIMCNMVLMTIQHHGQSQEFTDVLRVANFVFTGIFALEAVVKIVTLRTHYFKKAWNVFDFVIVISSLVDVVLDEFNANEGAVSPSLLRVLRIFRIARLLRLVEFAKGIRRLLWALMISLPALFNIGTLLFMVIFIYAIIGMSAFGHVKREGELSDTVNFETFGSALLLLFRLSTGSGWNDIMDALLLEPPDCDPSYMDLPNGNCGSFSAILYLASYIIVVFLVIVNMYIAIILENVNRAHEIEDFCITKENFDSYYITWGAFVHDGKPYLPLAQLSEFVASLGKPFKICQPNCNALRDMDIPVRSGDQIHCFDLLKALVRRVLEEHGESVEVFKEITVRMEASFNKSFITQKRLSSFSGSTKTKLSDEFGETIT, from the exons GGAAAACCAACAACTCTTCCCTGACCAAGGATCCTGCCGAGCAGGAACTGAAGGATTTGACCAAAAGCGAGGGGTCGCCTGCTAAAAGGGTTCATTTTGAAGACGAACAGGAAATGGAAAGAAATAGTGAGGCTTCGGAGGGGTCGGATGATGAGCTTGGAAGTGCCAAAGTGTTTCAAGTTCCTCCGTTCTTTATTAGTAAACCGCTGGTGGATTTTGATGCAGGCTTAGGCAGG GTTCCATGCAACCATACTTTCCTTGTGGTTCGTCGCCGAGGAAGATCACGCTCAGATCAAGTATACAGATTCAACAAGGCAGCTTCATTAGGTCTTCTAGGGCCTCTGAACCCAATCAGGCTTTTTGCTATTAGTGTGGTAACTAATCG ATATTTTGAATCTTTTGTTATTCTCACCATCTTAGCCAACTGTGTGTTCCTCGTCATAGAATGTGCTCCAGAAGAAGCTGA ATATGTTTTTTGTGGTATTTACACCATGGAAATGTGTCTAAAGATCTTATCTCGCGGATTCATCTTTCATGCGTTTGCTTATCTAAGAGATCCTTGGAACTGGTTGGACTTTATCGTCGTTGTTCTTGG ATATGTCACTGTTGCACCCAACATCGAAAACTTGACAGGAATTAGAGCAGTGCGTGTCCTTAGAGCATTGAGAACATTTTCTGCGTTAAAAG GTCTTCGTGCGATGGTAAACACGTTACTTCGTTCCTTGAAGCTACTTAGTGATGTCCtggttttgttcttgttttttcttgcCGTTATGGCACTTATTGGATTACAGCTTTTCTCTGGGGAGTTAAGGAACAAATGCGTCCTCAGTATTCCATTTGTCAATGTTTCTTTCAACTTACAGGAGCGAGCGCTGAACGAAA gtttctggTTCATGCGAGATGGAGAGCCTTTGGTTTGTGGAAATAGTTCAACCGCTGG ATCTTGCCCAAGCAATTACACTTGTCTAGCCAATGCTGGTCCCAATCCTGACCATGGGTACACAACGTTTGACAACATTGGTTGGTCGTTGGTGATGGCTCTTCAAATATTGACAATGGACTACTGGGAGAACCTCTATGACAAG ATCATCCGATCCTCTGGTGCCTTATATGTTCCTTATTTTATCACTGGAGTCTTCTTCTGCTCTTTTTATCTCATGAATCTGGTGCTtgctattgtttatttgtcaTATGAACAGGAGTTGTGTTCCGAAGACAaagag AGAGAAAGGAGGACTCTTCTCCGGCGAACTGGATCCTCATACGAAGCAGGTAAAAGAGGGTTGAGACGTTTGATTGCACTTGACGGAAGCCAACCACCCAAGGCTAAGACAACAACTAAAGAACACAGGCAAGCCATAGAAATGGGCGACATCCCCAAAGACGGTGAAGTCACGGAGTGTGGCTCGAGCAAAGAAACTACTCCAGAACAACGGTCTGAATTAAGTCACTGCCTCTTACCTGGGTGTCTGTTTAGAATGAGAGTTGGTGTTAGTGTTTTCAAGTCGAATGGTGTGGTACGCGCGATAGCTTGGTGGAAAGGCATTCGTCAGGGCTTGAAGGATCTGACATCGCATTCTACATTCGATGTTGTGATTGTGACGTTAATACTGTTGAACACTATTGTGCTGGCATCGTACTATCATGGAATTAACCCTGAATTTCGGCAAGTTCTGGACTACGTCAATTTG GTGTTCACGGCGCTGTTTGGTTTGGAGATTGTATTTCGCTGTGTTGCCCTTGGACCAGTAGCCTTCATCCGAAGCCGCTGGAACGTGTTTGATACCTCTGTGGTGACAGGGAGCCTGCTGGGATACTTTTATAAATCTGCTGAAGGACTCAGCGTATTTCGAACCCTAAGGCTG ATACGAGTGTTGTGCTTGGCGAAGTCCTGGAAGACCATGGAAAGGTTAATGAAGGCCATAGCAAGAAGTGTGGAGCCCGTGGGAAACATTACACTGATACTCAGTGTTGTTATTTATATTTTCGCTGTGCTGGGAATCAAGGTATTTGGCCAGGCCTACACATCGGAAAAGTTTGGCGACGATGGCGTGCCGCGATGGAATTTTAACGACTTTTGGCACGCGGTCATGATGGTTTTCAGAGTGTTGTGTGGCGAGTGGATTGAACCTCTGTGGGACTGTATGAGGGCTAGCAGTCCAGAAAAAGCAACGCTGTTCTTTCTCGCGGTCCTCGTCGTTGGAAATTTCATT GTTCTTAACTTGTTCGTGGCCCTTTTGGTCAATGCGTTTGACTTCAGAGAAACAGACAACAATGCAAACGAGCTCGAGTCTTCAAGAGGTTCAATCCGATCCTCCGTCCGGAAGCTTTTTCACACTCGCAAGTCTCGTCTTTTTGTGGCTAAATACCGCGAACCTTTCCGTCTCTACGAGCTGCAGGTTTTGGAGAGTAGCCGCTTCCGCGATTCCAGCTTGTCGGGAGGTTCGCTGACGATCTGCGAACCCGCAGAAAACAGTGATAGGAAACAGCTGGACGAGATAACTGTCGAGG GTGACccaaagaaagaagaagatgCAGACAGTATAGATAACAGAGAATCCGTCTTTGCAAAGAGTATTGATATCTCACCCAGCGGTACGCTGAGTAGAGGTTGCGAAATAGAACGAGAAGAGCAAACGATTCCAAAGAGTGGCACCGGAATACCAACCCCTTTTCCGACACGATATATGATGGAAATAGACGACTGTTTACCAGAGTATTGTCTTCACTGTCCATTGTGGAAACCTGTCGTGCCTCGTCACTTCTGCTGGCTCAAGTTCCGCTGCAGGGTGCGATTTCTCGTGGAAAGGAAATACTTCGAATGGTTCATTCTCGCAACTGTGTTTTGCAGTAGTTTCACGCTG atTTTTGAAGACGTCCACTTGAAAGAAAGGCCCACACTTGCTAAGACACTGGAAATGCTCAACTACATCTTTGCTGCTATTTTCAGCGCTGAGTTTGTATTGAAAATCATTGGTTTTGGACTCGTTAAGTACATGTCCTCCCCTTGGAACTGTCTCGACGCTTTTATTGTTTCG ATTTCCTTGGCTGTTGTTTTCGAGGACAAAAACCTGTCTGTGTTTCGTTCGCTCCGTACATTAAGGGCACTCAGACCACTGCGAGCTATTTCGCGCCTTGAAGGAATGCGG GTTGTCGTAAACGCGCTGTTCGCTGCCATTCCAGGCATTGGAAATGTCCTCTTGGTGTCTCTTCTGTTCTGGTTAATATTTAGTATTCTTGGTGTTCATCTCTTCGCTGGAACGTTTTATAAGTGCGTGGACAAAAGCAAGGAGCTTTTACCTCCAAGTGTGATCTCGAATAAAACTGATTGCTTGGCTCATGCGAATACCGACGGCTATCGCTGGGTGAACTCCAAGGTGAATTTTGATAATGTCTTCGCTGGATTTCTTGCATTGATGCAAGTG GCAACCTTTGAAGGATGGATGGAAGTTATGCAGGATTCTGTAGACTCAACTGGC GTGGACAGACAACCAAAGTTTGAGAACAAGCTTTCGGCGTACTGTTTCTTTGTGGCGTTCATCGTGGTGGGTTCATTCTTTGTCCTGAACTTGTTCGTCGGCGTTATTATCGATAACTTCAACAGTTTGAAAAAGAAG TACGAGGAACTCAACAGCATGGGGATGTTGTTAACAGATACACAGAGAAAGTGGGTTAACTTTCTCAAAGAGGCCGCTCGCAAGAAACCGCCATCGAGGCAGATGCGTCCGCAG gAGCCGCTATGTGGCGTGTTGTATGATGTGGTGACCGGCGATAAATTTGAAATTGCGATTCTAACTGTGATTATGTGCAACATGGTGTTAATGACCATACAGCATCACGGGCAATCTCAAGAATTTACCGATGTCCTTC GTGTTGCCAATTTTGTCTTCACTGGAATATTTGCGTTGGAAGCAGTTGTTAAGATTGTGACATTAAGGACGCATTACTTCAAGAAAGCTTGGAATGTCTTCGATTTTGTCATCGTTATTAGCTCTCTTGTCG ATGTGGTGCTCGATGAATTCAACGCCAACGAAGGAGCAGTCAGCCCAAGTCTCCTTCGCGTCCTTAGAATCTTCAGAATTGCTAGACTTCTTCGACTGGTTGAATTTGCCAAGGGGATACGCCGGCTGTTGTGGGCTCTTATGATCTCACTACCAGCTCTCTTCAACATTGGCACTCTCCTTTTCATGGTCATATTTATCTACGCCATCATTGGCATGTCAGCCTTTGGTCACGTAAAGCGAGAAGGCGAACTAAGTGATACTGTAAACTTCGAAACCTTTGGCTCTGCACTTCTGTTACTATTCCGTCTTTCGACTGGCTCTGGCTGGAATGATATCATGGACGCGTTGTTGCTGGAGCCTCCGGACTGTGACCCCAGCTATATGGATCTCCCAAATGGAAATTGTGGTTCTTTCAGTGCCATACTTTATTTGGCCAGTTACATCATCGTGGTATTCCTTGTCATCGTGAATATGTACATTGCTATCATTCTGGAGAATGTGAACCGTGCCCACGAGATCGAAGACTTTTGTATCACCAAGGAGAACTTCGATAGCTATTACATTACATGGGGAGCATTTGTCCACGATGGCAAGCCATACCTTCCGTTAGCTCAGCTTTCAGAATTTGTTGCATCTTTGGGGAAACCGTTTAAAATTTGCCAACCGAACTGTAATGCTTTGAGAGACATGGATATTCCTGTGAGATCAGGAGATCAAATTCACTGCTTCGATTTGCTCAAAGCATTAGTACGACGCGTACTGGAGGAACATGGGGAGTCGGTGGAGGTTTTCAAGGAAATAACGGTGCGAATGGAAGCTAGCTTCAACAAATCCTTCATTACACAAAAGAGACTGTCTTCTTTTTCTGGTTCCACAAAAACGAAACTCAGTGATGAGTTTGGTGAGACCATAACCTGA